Genomic window (Propionibacteriaceae bacterium ZF39):
CGAATCGGGCCCAGCCGCCGGACTCCTCGGCGACAGCACGGGCAGGGTGGATGGCCGGTGTATTCCCGCGGGTACGCAACATGCCAAGAAATCTATATGAGCGATTTAACTATTCAAGGAATGAACCATTATCCGGAACGCCGTCCCGGGCGGTCATGGGGACTAGCATGCGGCCATGCGTGGCAACCCGGCGTCGGAGCGTGAGGGGCTCGAGCGTGAGCTGGCCGATCTGGTGCGCGCGCTCTCGGCGGCCTCCACGCGGGTGGCTCACGATTTCGCCCACCTCCACGAGCTCGGCGAGAACGACATGCGGGCGCTGATGCTCATCTATATGGCCGATGTCGAGGGCACTCCGATGAGCACGAGCCAGGTGGCCCAGGCGCTGGGCCTGACACCCGCGGGCGGCAGCTATCTGGTCGACCGTCTCGTGCATTCGGGCCACATCCGGCGCGAGCCCCACCCCAACGATCGCCGCAAGACCCTGCTGCGCTATTCCGAATCGGGCATGGAGGTGGCGCGCGGCTTTTTCGGGCCGCTGTTCCGCGCGAATCACCGGGCGCTGGCCGGCCATGACGATGCGGCCCTTGCTGCAGCGATTTCGGTGCTGCGCGCTGTCGTCGGGTCGATGCACGGGTTCAGTGAGACTTTGAACGGACCCCTGCGCCACTGATTCCGTTCACCGGCCTGTCCCGCGAGATCCAGGCCATGGCGCAGAGCGGGCCGGTTTCCCGAAGGAAACCGGCCCGCTCGTGTGCGTACGCAGAGTCAGCTGGCCGCCTGCTCCTGCGGCTCGGTCACCGGCTGCTTGTTCTTCTCGGCCTCGTTCGCAGCCGCCTGGATGGCGGTGAGGGCGATGGTGTATTCGATGTCCTCCACCAGCGCACCGCGCGAGAGGTCGTTCACCGGCGCCGACAGGCCCTGCAGCATCGGGCCGATGCTGATGACGCTGGCGGACCGCTGGACGGCCTTGTAGGTCGTGTTGCCCGTGTTCAGGTCGGGGAAGACGAACACGGTCGCGCGACCGGCGACGGGGGAGTCCGGGGCCTTCGACTTGGCGACCGACTCGGTCGTCGCGGCGTCATACTGCAGCGGCCCGTCGACCAGGATGTCCGGACGCTTCGCGCGCACGATGTCGGTCGCCTCGGCGACCTTGATCACGTCGCGACCCGCGCCCGAGGTGCCGGTCGAGAACGACATCATCGCGACGCGCGGCTCGATGCCGAACGCGGCGGCGGAGTCGGCCGACTGGATCGCGATGTCCGCGAGCTCCTCGGCGTCGGGATCCGGGTTGATCGCGCAGTCGCCATAGACGACGACGGCGTCGGGGAGGCACATGAAGAACACCGACGACACCAGCTTGGCGTCCGGCTTGGTGCCGAGGATCTGGAGCGCGGGACGCACCGTGTTGGCGGTCGTGTGCACCGCACCGGAGACCAGGCCGTCGACCTCGCCGAGGTGAACCATCATCGTGCCGAGCATGACCGTGTCGTCCAGTTCGTCGCGGGCCTTCAGCTCGGTCATGCCCTTGTGCTTGCGGCGGGCGACCAGGGCATCGACATACTTCTGGTCGATCGTGGTCGGATCGATGATCGTGATGTCCTCGGGCAGCACGAGCCCACGACTGAACGCGGTCGACTGCACTTCCTCGGGCTTCGCCAGGAGGATGCAGTCGGCGATGCCCTTGGTCTGGGCGCTGATCGCGGCCTCGACGGTGCGCGGTTCGGCACCCTCGGGGAGCACGATGCGCTTGCGTGCCTTCTGGGCCTTGGTGGTGAGTTCGCGGCGGAACGCGGCCGGGCTCAGGCGACGGGGCGCGTCCTCGCTCGGGAGGCTGTGCAGCCACTCGCGGTCGATGGCGTCACCGAACGTGTCGGTCACCATGCGGGTGCGCTCGATGTCGTCGACGGGGATGCCCTTGTCGCGATGCATCACGCGGTTCACGGTGCTGTAGGTGCTCTCGTGCGTCAGCAGCACCGGCAGCCCCGAATCCAGCGCGGGCTGGCAGAGCTGGCGGACGAGCTCGTCCGGGCGTACGCCGGCTGTCATCAGCAGCGCCGCGGGGCGGATGCCGTTCATCTCGGACAGGCAGACAGCCATGATCGCGTCGTGGCGGTCACCGGGCACCACGGCGAGGACGCCCTCTTCGAGGCCGGTGATGCAGCCGGGTACGCCCTGCGCGAGGATCTGGGTCGTCTTGATGCGACGGTCCATGTCGCCGGCGTGCACGACGGTGGGATTGAGGTCGTCCACGATGTCGCGAACCCGCGGCCAGAGGACGTGGGGGGCTTCCTCCACGATGCCCACCAACCGCAGGCCCTCGCTGTCGAGGGCGGCGCGGAACTCGTCCGGGGTCGCGGAGTTGTTCTCGGGGGAGTAGCTCGTCAGGAACGCACCAGTCACCCGGCTGGACTCGCCCACCTGATAGAAGGCTCCGGCACCGGCCACCTTGGACACCAGGGTCTGGAGCGTCGTGCCGTTGACACCGGCGACCAGCAGCACCTCGGCGTCGAGCGCCTGAGCCAGATCGTGGTTGACGCGACCCGAATAGGTCTGCTCGTCGGTCGGGAGCACGCCCTCCACGATGACGACATCGTGGTTGTTGAGCACCTCCTCGGACGCCGCGAGGACCTTCTCCATCAGGTCGTCGTCCTCGCCGCGGGCGAGGTCACGCTCGACCTCCTGGACGCTGATCGAGTCGGGCACGTCGATGTTGGTGAGCACGCGTTCCATCAGGTCCGCGGCGCGACCGACCCGACCGCTCTGGATCTGGGCGAGGGGCTTGAGATAACCGACCTTGACGCCGATCTCGTCGAGCGCGCGCACAAGCCCGAGGCTGGTGGAGGTCAGGTCGGCCTGATGGTTGGTCGGAACGAGAAGGATCCGGCGACTCATGCTGACACTTCCTTGTCGGGGTTGGTCTGGTCGGGGTTGGCGGTGGCGGCGAGACGGTGGGCGTCGCGGGCGATGACCAGTTCCTCGTCCGTCGGGACGACCAGGGCAACCGGTCGTTCGCTGCGGGTGATCGGGCCGCCCTGGCCGCGGATGGTGCGGTCGTTGGCCTCGGGATCGAGTTCGAAGCCCAGGAAAGCGAGGTGGTCGAGGACCTTGGCGCGGGTGCCGTGGCTGTTCTCCCCGATGCCGCCGGTGAAGACGAGCACGTCGATGCCGCCCAGCGGCACCGCGAGCGCGGCGATGTATTTCGCCAGCCGATAGGTGAAGACCTCCAGCGCAAGCGCCGCCTGCTCATGGCCGTCGGCAGCCGCGGCCTCCAGCTCGCGCATGTCGTTGCTCAGCTCGGAGAGCCCGAGCAGACCGCTGCGCTTGTTGAGATCGTTGGTGATGGAGTCGACATCCGCGCCCGTGCGGCCGGCGATGTACGCCAGAATTCCGGGGTCGAGGTCTCCGGAGCGCGTGCCCATGACGAGGCCCTCGAGCGGGGTCAGGCCCATCGAGGTGTCGACGCTCACACCGTCGCGGATCGCCGCGAGGCTGGAGCCGTTGCCGAGGTGCGCGGTGACCATCTTCAGGTCCTCCAGCGGCTTGCCGAGCA
Coding sequences:
- a CDS encoding acetate kinase, whose product is MSSAVLVLNCGSSSVKFALYDPESQERLLNGLAERVGTPNASITIKYASGPRTIEDLAGTDHKGVLATVLDELGDWMTENGVTISSVGHRLVHGAEEFAESALITEETLDAVRRCSPLAPLHNPANIAGVEAAQAVLPDVPHVGVFDTAFHQTMPQVAYRYAVPTEWYADLGVRRYGFHGTSHLYVSGAAADMLGKPLEDLKMVTAHLGNGSSLAAIRDGVSVDTSMGLTPLEGLVMGTRSGDLDPGILAYIAGRTGADVDSITNDLNKRSGLLGLSELSNDMRELEAAAADGHEQAALALEVFTYRLAKYIAALAVPLGGIDVLVFTGGIGENSHGTRAKVLDHLAFLGFELDPEANDRTIRGQGGPITRSERPVALVVPTDEELVIARDAHRLAATANPDQTNPDKEVSA
- a CDS encoding MarR family transcriptional regulator → MRGNPASEREGLERELADLVRALSAASTRVAHDFAHLHELGENDMRALMLIYMADVEGTPMSTSQVAQALGLTPAGGSYLVDRLVHSGHIRREPHPNDRRKTLLRYSESGMEVARGFFGPLFRANHRALAGHDDAALAAAISVLRAVVGSMHGFSETLNGPLRH
- the pta gene encoding phosphate acetyltransferase is translated as MSRRILLVPTNHQADLTSTSLGLVRALDEIGVKVGYLKPLAQIQSGRVGRAADLMERVLTNIDVPDSISVQEVERDLARGEDDDLMEKVLAASEEVLNNHDVVIVEGVLPTDEQTYSGRVNHDLAQALDAEVLLVAGVNGTTLQTLVSKVAGAGAFYQVGESSRVTGAFLTSYSPENNSATPDEFRAALDSEGLRLVGIVEEAPHVLWPRVRDIVDDLNPTVVHAGDMDRRIKTTQILAQGVPGCITGLEEGVLAVVPGDRHDAIMAVCLSEMNGIRPAALLMTAGVRPDELVRQLCQPALDSGLPVLLTHESTYSTVNRVMHRDKGIPVDDIERTRMVTDTFGDAIDREWLHSLPSEDAPRRLSPAAFRRELTTKAQKARKRIVLPEGAEPRTVEAAISAQTKGIADCILLAKPEEVQSTAFSRGLVLPEDITIIDPTTIDQKYVDALVARRKHKGMTELKARDELDDTVMLGTMMVHLGEVDGLVSGAVHTTANTVRPALQILGTKPDAKLVSSVFFMCLPDAVVVYGDCAINPDPDAEELADIAIQSADSAAAFGIEPRVAMMSFSTGTSGAGRDVIKVAEATDIVRAKRPDILVDGPLQYDAATTESVAKSKAPDSPVAGRATVFVFPDLNTGNTTYKAVQRSASVISIGPMLQGLSAPVNDLSRGALVEDIEYTIALTAIQAAANEAEKNKQPVTEPQEQAAS